The genomic DNA GAGCACAACTACGCTTCGGACTTCTACGGGGAGCCGTTCGTCGTCCGCCAGCACTTCATGCGCAGATTATGCGCTCAGGCTGGGGTCAAGCCGTTCTCATGGCACGGCATTCGCCACCTGACGGCGACCATCCTGTACCAGGAGGGTCAAACCGTATCCGTCATCCAGCGGATACTTCGCCACAAATCTCCAAATACTACGGCACGTTATCTTCACCGTCTTGGGCTGGACGAAACCAGAGACGCATTGACATCAGTTATGGATGGGCGGGGGATGTAGGAGGGAGCGCAAAGATAAGCGGTAGAGAAAGCATGGAATACAAGGGGATGCCGTACAGGCGTCCCTTTTTTTGGGCACCATTTTCGCCACAGGATTCCAACAAGAATCCAAACCACAGAAGTAGTAAATATAGATGGCCTAGTATTTGCTAGGTATTGGATAGAAAGCCGCGCCAAATAGGAACTCTCCTGTTTTTAGGCGGATACGAGTGCTCATTTTCTAAAAAGGGACTCTTTTTCCGGGTAGCTGTGTTCGGGAGGCACCCGGCTCCCATATTGAAACGGACATTATTTCCATGGCGCTTACGATCAACCACAACCTGATGGCGATGAATGCATCGCGCAATCTGGGATCACACTACCATGAGTTGGGAACATCTACTCGCCGTTTGTCTTCAGGGCTGAGAGTCGGAACCGCAGCGGATGACGCAGCTGGTTTGGCGATCCGAGAGTTGATGCGAGCAGACATTTCTTCCCTTTACCAGGGGATAAGAAATGCCAATGACGCTATATCTATGATTCAAGTTGCTGATGGTGCTTTGCAGGTCATAGATGAAAAACTGATTAGAATGAAAGAACTTGCTATGCAAGCATCTACTGGAACCTATAGCATTGATCAACGATTGATTATCGATTCAGAATACCAAGCCATGGCACAAGAGATTCAACGTATCTCCAATGCTACAGACTTTAATGGTGTTAAGCTTTTAGATGGATCTCTTTCTGGAGCTCATGATGGTAGTGAATTGCAATCTAAAGGTGCAGCAAAGATTCACTTTGGGACTGGAAATGATAGTGCAGAAGATTATTATTATTTAAATATAAATAGTTCAAAAATTGAAAGTATCTTTGACCCTGACAGTATGGCAATTGGAGCTTATGAACCTAACGCAAATATGCTGCTTGAGCGAACATCCGGCGATGTGTTGGTCAACACAACTACAGCAGGTAACCAGCGTAATTCTAATCTTGCCTCACTTAAAGATGGGAACATCGTTGTCGTCTGGGATTCAGAGAATCAGGATGGCTCAGGTTGGGGTGTATATGGACAGATAATGAATCAAGATGGCGAAAAGGTTGGTAATGAATTTCGAGTCAATAATTATACAAATAATAATCAAAACGAGCCCTCGGTTGCAGCCCTTAACGATGGTGGATTTGTCGTCACATGGACATCAGACGGTCAGGACGGATCTGGAACTGGCATATACTCAAAGATATACAATTCAAATGGCAGTGTTCGCAAAGGCGAAACCCAAGTCAACACAACTTCAGCTAACGATCAATATCAATCTGATGTCACAACAACGTCATCAGGTTTTTTCGCTACATGGACTTCAAACAACCAAGATGGTTCTGGAGATGGAATCTATGGTAAATACTACGACAGCTCTGGAAATACTATTGTAGACGAGTTTCGTATCAACACAACAACTGCTTCCGATCAAAGATATTCTCGTGCTATGCAGCTCAACAATGGTAATGTTGCCGTCGCATGGTTTTCACCCGACAGCAATGCGTGGGGTGTCTTTACACAGGTAGTTGATCAGCAAGGAAACTTGGTTGGCTCTGAGACTCAAGTCAATTCAGACGAAATCAATTCTCAAAATTTCTTAGACTTGACAGCTATTGACAAAGACAGGTATGTCGTTGCCTGGAATGATGTCAATAGTGATGGCACATTTGATGCGAAACAACGTATATTAAAATCTGATATGACATTCATTACTGATGAAATAATTATCAATGAACAGCCATTAACAAGTCAAACATGGCCTAAACTTACCAAGCTTGAGGGTGGAGGTTTCCTCGCTGCTTACAGAGATTCAGGGAACGACGGTGATGGTAGGGGAGTTTTAGGTCAATTATACACTGTTGATGGTAAAGCAATAGACAATAATTTTATAATTAACAAGACAACAGCTGGTGATCAGGTTCTTGACGATGTTGTGGGATTGCGTGGAGGAGGATTCTTTGCTTCATATTTCACTAATGATGGACTTGACCCTTCTTTGAATGGCGTTGGTGCCAGTATTTACCAACCAGTTATAAGTATTGCTTCACAAAAAAAAGCCCAAGAAAGCCTTTGTACTATAAACAATGCCATTGTCGAAAAAGACAAGATAAGAGCTAATCTTGGAGCCATGCAAAACAGACTCGAAAACACTATCACGAACCTGGAAATTCAATCTGAAAATTTACTATCAGCGGAATCGCGTATTTCAGATGTCGATGTAGCAAAAGAAATGACTGAATTTGTGAGTAGGCAGATATTAACTCAAGCAGCTACAGCTATGCTTGCCCAAGCGAACAGTCTACCTCGAATGGCACTCCAGCTCATTCAGGGATGAGGTGCTGAGAATAGAGACCAGATTTTAAGATCTAATGTTAGGAGTTATCTTCCTCATAGTTTTTAAAGACCTTTTCCAAAAGCATCTCGGCGTGAGCATGGTCCGTAATCTCACGAATTGTGTCGTCGGGGATCGCCAGGATGAACTCGGAGAACTTTTCCTTACTGACACCGGCCTTTTTCCAGGTTCATCCGGGTCAAGGGTACTTTTGACAAAATGAGAGGACATGGCGTCCAACCGATGAAAGCACTACCAAGCATCGGGAGGATTGACCGCCATGTCCACGAGTTTCATCTACCACGCCTTCGGGCTTTACGGCTATGACTACGTTTGCCAAGATTTGATAGCCGGGAGCGTGATTCTGACCATCCAGCCAAAGGACCGCCTCGTTCGATGAAGGCGCTATTGCTTGATCTTGGTAATCCCCAGCGCCCCTGACACTTCCCTTTGAAGCTCGTCAATATCCACAGGCTTGGCAGAGAGTTGATCCTGGGCCGTTCTTTTTGCCACTGTAAGTGTATGTATTTAAAAAACGACTCTAGGCAATTGGAGAATGAATCGGAGTCAAAGGTTTGCTAAATCAGCTAGACTATTGGTATCATGAAGAAGGTTTCACGAATTGTTAAGGCACAATTTATTCTACGTACTTGACAGAGAGGCTGGAAATGCGATTGATCGATTCAATTACTCAATACCCTGGTCTTGAGAATTTAAAAAACATGACCAATGCGTGGAATAAACTAATTGCTGAAAAGTCGATTCCCTTTGACCCTGAAGTTTTGAAAGAAGCCATCGGCAAAGAAGTGAAAACAATTTGTTTGCCAAAAAATGGTAAAAAGGTACTTAAAATTGAAAAAAAGGGAGAATGCTACACTAGGCTAATGTCTACGAAATATCCTGTTGGGCACTATGAGATTGCACTAGCCGTGTTTATCCAGAAACTAAATGATTCTTGTTACGCCCAATTTACTCTAACTGGCAACACAGAGAATTGGGATATTTTAAATATATACAGCGACAACTCTGCTGAGTTCATTGAGCTAAAGGAATGGGATTCAAAAGACAGCCCGTTGTTTGCTTTAGTCGAAGCATTGAAAAACTTTGAATTGTATAACCATATTTCGAAATTAAATAAAGCTCAGCACACTCAATTCTCTGACTCGTCCATTTCAATTCTCGCTCCGATCGAATATTATATTAAGTATAATTTGTTCAGTCCGTTTATCAATAAATACACAAGCAATGAATTTTCAGATTTAATAAAAGCATGCAAAGAATGTTTTAAGGTCGATATTCATTTAAAGGCGCTTTACCTTTCAAAAGATGATTTTAATATTCTTTCTACTAAGTCAGATAAAGCCGAAGATCAAAATAATTTAAAAAAAGCAGATCGAGAACGTGCTACCGTCGCAAATATCACTTTCAGTTGCCCAGAACTGTTGGTTGAAAATTGGAAAACGATTCTCTCATGAATATTTGCATCCATCACGGTTCATCTCGAATAGGTGGGACCTGCATCGAAGTGGAATCAGCAGGACATTCAATCATTCTTGATGCTGGTATGCCCTTTGATGTCCCGACTGATCTCAGTCCAGAGAATATCCTTTCACCCTTGGTTTTTAATGGTCCCGATGGCAGTCCCAAGGCTGTTGACGCGGTATGGATCACCCATGCTCACCTCGATCATTATGGTTTGGTCCATCTGACTCCTTCTGATGTGCCAATTTTTTGCGGCAGAAATTCATTCAATCTGATGCAAGCCATGGCAATGATCCAAGCGAAGCCACAGAATTTTCAACAATTACGGTTCTACGAATCCTTCAAACAGATTGAAATTGGGCCGTTCTCGGTTACTCCCTTGCTAGTGGACCACTCAGCATTCGACGCCCATGGTTTCCTTGTGACAGCTGATGGCATGTCGATTTGTTACACCGGGGATTTTCGTGCCCATGGCAGAAAGAAAGGGCTATTTGAGCGTTTGATCAAAACCGTGCAGGGTGTAGACGCCCTTCTCATGGAAGGAACTCTGCTAGGAGAGAGGTCGGGAGAAGAATTTAAGGGCGAAGCAGAACTTGAAGATGATTTCGCTGCTGTCATGCAGGGGACGGACAAGCTCGTCATGGTCAGTTGCGGTAGCCAGAACATCGACCGGGTGGTCACCGTGTTCAGAGCGGCACGCCAAGCAGGGCGGATGCTTGCCTTGGATCTGTTCACTGCGCATATTCTTGATGTGATTGAAGGGCACCCAAGGTTGCCGAGCATTGATTGGCCAAGGGTTCGAGTGGTCTTTTCACCTGCAACGGCACGTCCGTTTGAAGAAGCAAAATTACAGGACGCGCTGGCTCGCTACAGGAAACAAGCGGTGAGATGGCCGCGTATTGCCGAATACCCCGAGCGGTTTGTACTCATGGTTAAGCCAGGGCACATACGCCCGCTCATGAATAACGTTCCTGATCTTTCTGGAGCTGCCTGGATATATTCCCTGTGGCCGGGTTATCTGCGCCAGGAAGGTTCCCTTGCCAGGTTGAGCCGCTTCATGAAAGAGCGCGGCGTCAGTTTTAACTTCATCCACACCAGCGGCCACGCCAGAGCCTCGGATTTGAAGCGGTTTGTGGAAGCTGTTCAACCCAAAACCCTGATTCCGGTACATACGGGCAGTCCAGACCAGTATCATGAACTGTTTCCAAACATCACGCTTCTAGAGGATGGACAAAGGCATCTATTGGAACGGGAGTGATCCTCCCGAAAAAGAAACTACTTTTCCATGAAAACAAGATCAAGACGATGAAAAGGCAGGCTTAAGGCTTCAGGGATCAGAAATTCTTCAAGCTGAAGATCATGGGCATTCATGAGACGAAGTACGCTCTGGCCGGATGAACCTTTTTCCAAAGCTTCATGGTATCCCATTTTCGTCGGGTCCAGCCCAACTTGGCCCAGGGCTTATCTGTCATTACGGGCCTCATAATCGGTAGTTCAAAGCATTAACGCCGATGTCCAAGAGGTAGCCGGGATACTATTACATTTCAAGCCTGTGAGTGCTCTTTCGTTTTCGCCGCCAGTAACAGGCCTTTAAAAACTCGCCTGCATTATGCTGGAATTGTTCAGCAAAAAATATTTTGTGTCCAGATTTTGTGTCCAACACAAAAAAAGGACTTAGGAAAACTCCTAAGTCCTTGAATTTGTTTGGCGTCCCCAAGGGGATTTGAACCCCTGTTACCGGCGTGAGAGAGCATGGGCTTCGGTCAATGTTTCAAGGATATTGGGAGCTTAGGGTGCTCCAAATGTTACAGCCGCTCCACAGGTTACACAGGTTTTGTGTCCAGATTTGTGTCCAGAATTGAGTGCTAAAAACTATCTGTCGCTTTCCTCTTTGGGGCTATTGTCCGAGGATGTTTTCCTTTGCTTATACTTTTCGTATTCTTCCAAGTATAAACGTTCAGATTCATCTTTAAACTCTTGTTTTCGCTCGACAAGGCTTAAAAATTGGTTATAAATACTTTTGTAAATTATCTGATGTGCTTGATGTTTTAAGCTATCTTCATTATACTCATCGAATTCAACATCTTTAGTCAACACCAAGTCAGCAAGCCTTAAAAGATCTTCTTTTGTAATCTTGTCAACTGTCACGAATCTGTTATTGGCATCTAAGAAGTATCCTAAGCTACTATTTATTTCTAATAGCTTCATAGCGCTGCCTCCTGTTTTCATAAGTATCACAGCCAGCCTCAAGTGAATTGAGTGTGATCTCGTGGTTGCTGATGGTCGCTCCATCTAAAGCATTTAAATACTGATCAGTTGGATATCCTGAATATATTTTGTATTTAATTTTTCCATTTTCAAACTCTTTTTGAGCATATAGTATATAATTAGGGCATATAGATGCGCCTACTGTATTGTTGTGGGTGACAACAATTACCGGCATAAGTTCTGAAATTTCTTTTATTATTTGATTTACATCATTGCGTAAAAAAATGTTGTCAAATGATGATTCAGGTTCATCAATCAATAGCATATCATAGTTTTGAGCATCGTTAATTTCTTGAAGTAATCTAAATTCAGACCTTTCTCCGCCTGAAACCTCGAATCCATCTCGATTCAATATCGTATAGTCAATCTTGACAAAGAGTTTGTAAAGATCCGAACGACTCAAACTTTCATTGTTTAAAAGCTCTTGTAAGTATTCAAAAGGTTCATCATATTTTATAAAAGCATCTTTGAATGACGTAACAACTCCACTTGCCGTCTTTATCTCTCCAGCTCCAGAATAAGGTTGTTTGGTAGCAACTACTCTAAATCCTTGGAGTTGTTCTTCAGAAATAATCATTTTTTCTTGGATATCTTTTACTATTTCTGAAAATTTATCAGCCTTTTTCTGGTTAAGACACACGTTGTATAAATCAATATCTTGTACTTGAACTGCTGATGTGCGTCTTTTTAATATACTTTTAATACTTCTCACTGTGCTGTTAATAAGTTTTTTCTTCTGATTTTCTAAAGACTTTTCTCGGGCTATCTCAATTAATTCAACGGCCAGTTCCTTCAGCGAATCTATGTTGATATGCTTGTCAATTGTTTCGCGATACTCTACATTTTCAATTAAATGGCGTACTGATGGTATTAAAGATTTAAGAGCTCTGTCTTCGCTGATTGAAAACTCAGACTCATCAAAAAGTGATGTTTTTGAAAATGCATCTCTCTTGTCTGCCTCTTCTGCTGACGCAATCAAGCTGGAGATATATTTTTCAACTTCACGATTGTCTGAGCGAAGGTTTACGTTGATTATATCATTTATAATGCTTTTTAGTCCTGACAGATAGTCTTCAACAAATTGACTCCGAGTTCTTTTAAGCTCTTTACTGAATTCTTTTTCACAAGCTTTATCATCTTTTTGTACCAATGAAAATTGACGTATATATTTAATGTTCTCATGTGCTGAAAAAATTTTATCTAGCGTAAATGTTTTCCCAGAGGAGCGTTCTCCAAGTAAAACATTTAGACCTGTGTGGATCATCAACCCACTATCTAGTATTTCGAAAAACGAATTTCCATTGTTTCTGGATAATGCGACATTGTTTTTATCTTTTAGAGATGTCTTTAGAGCACTGAATGTCAAATCTCCACAGTCTATGAATGTTTGCCGTGTTGGAAAGGGATCTAGTTCATTTGATATTCGAATATCACTAAATAAAACCGGCGTAATATTTGTATGATATTTGTGGGCTCGTATGAATTTTTTTTGACTATCAACTTCTCCAGCAGAAATATACTCAGCCATCCTTTCTAGTGAGTTACCCTTGATAGATGGTTTTTTTAAGTAGTGTGGAATGACAAGGTACTTATGAAGATCGCCAAATACATCGATTAGATAGTCTATAGTGGTAGTGTCTTCAGGTTTTTTAATTTGAGACGCGATCTGTTCGGACTTTTTTTCAAAATCTTCAATTCTGTTCACGTCATCAATAATTAACAAATGCCCACAATCAAGAGAAATCTCGATTCCAGGTAAAACTAAAATATCAAAAGCTTTGTCAATATCCACATACTGAGCGGCATCGAACAAATTGTGGTTTGTTATAGCTATTGCGTCTAGTTCGCAAGTACTTACATATTTTTTTAATACTTCTAGATTAAATTCAAATTGTGCATCATTAACTGTTGGTACAGTATGGATATGAAGATCAATCTTTTTCATTTCTCTTTCCAGTCAGATAATAAAGATGCAGTTGTCTCTCTTTTAGTACTACTCCTCATCAAAATCCGCCTGCGAGAAGTTTAGCGTCCCGCAGTTCTCCCGGACAGCCCGCTGGATGTTCTCGTCGAACCCTTCCATGGAATCCGCTTCGATATCCAGTTTCAGGCGCACGGTGACGCCTGGGCGATTGGTGAGCAGATTGATGATCTCTTTCTGAATCTCGTCATACGCCATGCGCCCCGTGTGCGAATCCAGGTCCACCGTTCCATAGAAGCGCTTCTTGGGCTTGGTTTGGGGAACAGGCGGATCACCAGGCTTTGGCGGTTGGGGAGGTTCTCCGCCTCCGCCACCAGCACCACCCTCTCCACCTCCGGGGCCGGGGCCGGGAAGAACATCTCCTCCGCCATCTCCACCGCCGGGCTGGGGAGCTGGTTGCTCCTTCTTGGCCTTGTACTCTTTGGCTGCTTCCAGCTCGATGATGAGGGAAGACTTGTCGATGACGCACGAAACGGGTTCCTTGAACTTGAAGCCCAGATACTCGTCGCCGTCCTTGCCGTCCGCATAGCTGAAGTAGTCACCGCTGGCGACGCCATTGGAGATGGTCGCTTGGAGGATCGAGCTGTCGAGCAGGCGAGGCAGATAGAGGTAGTCGCACATCTTCTGCCAGAGGTCATGGGTGTTGAGGTCCTTCACCCCTTCTTTCCAGAACCATTGCTTGAGCATGTGATCCAGGTGGATCGGCGACCACGCCTTGAGGAGCATTTCCTCATCCGTCAGCCGCTTTTCGATCTCGCTGACGATGCTGGTAGCGCCGGTGTTCAGCCGAATGGATTCCCACTCGATCTTGCCGACGCCGCCGTTCTTCCCAGGATACTGAATGGGACACAGCAACCACTGGTAACACTCGGCAATGGTCCGATTCACCGTGCTGGAGACGTTCTCCATGTTCTGCTTGGCCTGTTTCACCTGGAGGACATCCAAAACCAGCCTGGACTGTTCTACGTCGCTGACAATGGATTTCCAGGCGAGGAACGTCCGCACATGATCCCGCAGTCGGGTGAGCGCGTCATAATCGGGAGCCAGAAAGACGAGTCGGTTCTGGTGCAGACGGGGAGAGTTGCCGTGCATCTTGAGATTTTCTTCGGCGCTCTTCACAGCCAGTTCGCAGGTCTTTGAATGCGGGCTTTTGGGAGGAAGGACGCACAGCCTCAGGTCAAGGTCATCCGGGATATCACCAGACGGCGTGAAGATGTGCACACCGCCGAATGATCCCTTGTTGATGATCTTGCCCAGCCTGGACTTGATCTCGGGAACGATGTCCGTGCCGTCTTCAAAGCGCCTTTTACGCTCCTCCATTTCCCGGCGCAGGTTCGGGGTCACATCGAACCAATACCGCTCCCCATCGACGTTGAGGTAATGGAGCTTGTCCGTCAGCTTCTTCAGCGCATCACGGATGACGCTGGTGTTGATGCCGGGGTATGCGGCTCCTAGGGCTATATGCCCCCAGCTGATACCCCGGACCCTCTGCTGTTTGTGGCTGGGAGCGCTGCCGAGGAAGATTGCTCTTGAGGTCCTTCTGGCGCACTGCTTCTGTCCTATGCGCGGATCGTTGGTATCCAGTCTGGCAGATTCCGCCTGCTCCCCGTCGATGTCCTTGTCGATCACCGGGTCCCATCCCTGCGGTAGATAGTAGATGGACTGGTTCTTGACGTTGTTGTCGTACAGGGGAAGCGCCCCAGGCATGATCATGGGGTCTTGGCTTCCGTCCTTCCAGAGCCGGTAGATCACCGTCGCCAGGAGTTGGAGTACGCCTCTGGTTCGTTGGAATTTGTCCAGGGAGGACCAGTCCAGGTAGAGCCTGTCGAAAATCTCCGGGTGGATAGGATACGACGCGACAAGGCGGCGATAGTAGGAACCGTCCAGGGCATCGTTTGGGAAGTCCTCGGCGTTGCTCTGGTAGTACTCGGAGAACGCTTGGCAGACTTGCTGGACAGCCTGGTCGTCGGAAATAGGATTGAAGAGACGCCGCCTGACAATCTCAAACGCCTCTTCCGTCGCCACCGGCTTCCACAGGGCCTGGATGCGTCCGAAATACTTCTCCAGAGAATCCAAGGCTCGTTGCGCCATGTGCCCGCCAAGCTCGGTGTCGGACTCGGGCAAGGACACGAACAGGCAACTGCTCGGCGTACCAGCCAAGGATTCCGTCAGCGCCTGGATGAAGGAAAGGTTGGATTCGAAGGTTCCGCCTGGATAGCTCTTGCCTTCCTCCAACTGGCGGACATACGCCACCAGCTCGTCCACCAGGATCACCACCGGGCCATATTTGCTGAAGATGTTGGTCAGCGTCTCCTTGCCAGGAGAGGTTCCGTTCTTGTCCGACTCGGCCAGCATGGAATAGGCGTCTTCACCTCCGATCTGGTAG from Oceanidesulfovibrio indonesiensis includes the following:
- a CDS encoding ATP-binding protein; its protein translation is MQIKPWTEIATPHEDVLKGTFKQAEFAADLSRVKEGTAGPEYQNAAKFFERTYITEGMRLLLDSLVKRLNGGSGDPVIQLQTAFGGGKTHTMLAVYHLAKGDTPASKLQGVPPILDAAGITDLPKASIAVIDGNRLSPSQPQKRGSAEVRTLWGEIAYQIGGEDAYSMLAESDKNGTSPGKETLTNIFSKYGPVVILVDELVAYVRQLEEGKSYPGGTFESNLSFIQALTESLAGTPSSCLFVSLPESDTELGGHMAQRALDSLEKYFGRIQALWKPVATEEAFEIVRRRLFNPISDDQAVQQVCQAFSEYYQSNAEDFPNDALDGSYYRRLVASYPIHPEIFDRLYLDWSSLDKFQRTRGVLQLLATVIYRLWKDGSQDPMIMPGALPLYDNNVKNQSIYYLPQGWDPVIDKDIDGEQAESARLDTNDPRIGQKQCARRTSRAIFLGSAPSHKQQRVRGISWGHIALGAAYPGINTSVIRDALKKLTDKLHYLNVDGERYWFDVTPNLRREMEERKRRFEDGTDIVPEIKSRLGKIINKGSFGGVHIFTPSGDIPDDLDLRLCVLPPKSPHSKTCELAVKSAEENLKMHGNSPRLHQNRLVFLAPDYDALTRLRDHVRTFLAWKSIVSDVEQSRLVLDVLQVKQAKQNMENVSSTVNRTIAECYQWLLCPIQYPGKNGGVGKIEWESIRLNTGATSIVSEIEKRLTDEEMLLKAWSPIHLDHMLKQWFWKEGVKDLNTHDLWQKMCDYLYLPRLLDSSILQATISNGVASGDYFSYADGKDGDEYLGFKFKEPVSCVIDKSSLIIELEAAKEYKAKKEQPAPQPGGGDGGGDVLPGPGPGGGEGGAGGGGGEPPQPPKPGDPPVPQTKPKKRFYGTVDLDSHTGRMAYDEIQKEIINLLTNRPGVTVRLKLDIEADSMEGFDENIQRAVRENCGTLNFSQADFDEE
- a CDS encoding tyrosine-type recombinase/integrase, encoding EHNYASDFYGEPFVVRQHFMRRLCAQAGVKPFSWHGIRHLTATILYQEGQTVSVIQRILRHKSPNTTARYLHRLGLDETRDALTSVMDGRGM
- a CDS encoding MBL fold metallo-hydrolase — protein: MNICIHHGSSRIGGTCIEVESAGHSIILDAGMPFDVPTDLSPENILSPLVFNGPDGSPKAVDAVWITHAHLDHYGLVHLTPSDVPIFCGRNSFNLMQAMAMIQAKPQNFQQLRFYESFKQIEIGPFSVTPLLVDHSAFDAHGFLVTADGMSICYTGDFRAHGRKKGLFERLIKTVQGVDALLMEGTLLGERSGEEFKGEAELEDDFAAVMQGTDKLVMVSCGSQNIDRVVTVFRAARQAGRMLALDLFTAHILDVIEGHPRLPSIDWPRVRVVFSPATARPFEEAKLQDALARYRKQAVRWPRIAEYPERFVLMVKPGHIRPLMNNVPDLSGAAWIYSLWPGYLRQEGSLARLSRFMKERGVSFNFIHTSGHARASDLKRFVEAVQPKTLIPVHTGSPDQYHELFPNITLLEDGQRHLLERE
- a CDS encoding phosphotransferase, whose amino-acid sequence is MKKIDLHIHTVPTVNDAQFEFNLEVLKKYVSTCELDAIAITNHNLFDAAQYVDIDKAFDILVLPGIEISLDCGHLLIIDDVNRIEDFEKKSEQIASQIKKPEDTTTIDYLIDVFGDLHKYLVIPHYLKKPSIKGNSLERMAEYISAGEVDSQKKFIRAHKYHTNITPVLFSDIRISNELDPFPTRQTFIDCGDLTFSALKTSLKDKNNVALSRNNGNSFFEILDSGLMIHTGLNVLLGERSSGKTFTLDKIFSAHENIKYIRQFSLVQKDDKACEKEFSKELKRTRSQFVEDYLSGLKSIINDIINVNLRSDNREVEKYISSLIASAEEADKRDAFSKTSLFDESEFSISEDRALKSLIPSVRHLIENVEYRETIDKHINIDSLKELAVELIEIAREKSLENQKKKLINSTVRSIKSILKRRTSAVQVQDIDLYNVCLNQKKADKFSEIVKDIQEKMIISEEQLQGFRVVATKQPYSGAGEIKTASGVVTSFKDAFIKYDEPFEYLQELLNNESLSRSDLYKLFVKIDYTILNRDGFEVSGGERSEFRLLQEINDAQNYDMLLIDEPESSFDNIFLRNDVNQIIKEISELMPVIVVTHNNTVGASICPNYILYAQKEFENGKIKYKIYSGYPTDQYLNALDGATISNHEITLNSLEAGCDTYENRRQRYEAIRNK